GTGTAATCAGGAAGACTTTTCATAATAGTGAACTCCTGCTTAGAGAACACACGTCCAGTTATGAAGTTTAGGAAAGGGAGCGCGCGAGAGGGGCTACTGCCCTTTTCAAAGGGTTTCCCCTCTCGCACTTTCTTCTCAAAATAAGTAAGGAAACCCTATGAAACGGCTCCTTGTCGGCATTACCGGCGCAAGCGGCGTGATCTACGGCATCCGGCTGCTCGAGGTGCTGCGCGGCGTGGCCGGGGTGGAAACGCATCTCATCCTGAGCCGGGGCGCGGCCACGACCCTGGCCTACGAGACCGATTTCACGGCCCAGGCGGTCGCGGCCCTGGCCGATGTGGTCCATGCCCACGACAATCTGGCGGCGGCGGTCTCAAGCGGCTCGTTTCCCGTGCACGGCATGGTGGTCGTGCCCTGCTCCATGAAGACATTGGCCCAGATCGCCCTGTCCCTGGGCGACAACCTCCTGGCCCGGGCCGCCGACGTGACCCTCAAGGAACGGCGCAAGCTGGTGCTGGTGCCGCGCGAAACGCCGCTGCACCTGGGACATCTGCGCCACATGACGGCCGTGACCGAAATGGGCGGCGTCATCCTGCCCCCGGCCCCGTCGTTCTACCACGACCCGCGCACCATCATGGACATCGTGGACCAGACCGTGGGCAAGATCCTGGACCAGCTCGGCATCGCCCACACCCTTTTCCACCGCTGGGACGGCCGCGAGGGTTGAGGCGGCAGGCGGGACGCCCGCGTTTTTCCCCAGCGCTTTTCCACGCATAATCCCAGGAAATCACTGCCATGCGACACGACCTTCTCACGACGTTGGCCAAGCGGCCGGTTCTTGCGGACGGGGCCATGGGCACGCAACTGCTGGCCAGGGGCGCCGCCCCGACGGCCTGCCTCGACGCCCTCAATCTGGATGCCCCCGAGATGGTCCGGTCCATCCACCTGGACTATCTGGCCGCCGGAGCCGAGGTCATCGAGACCAACACCTTCGGGGCCAACCGCAAGAAGCTGGAACGGTTCGAGCTGGCGGACAAGGTGCTGGAGATCAACCGCCAGGGCGCGGCCCTGGCCCGGGCCTGCGCCGGGGATGACGCCTGGGTGGCCGGGGCCATGGGGCCCCTCGGGCGCATGCGGGAAGAGGCCCCGGACCCGGCGGAAATCGCCGCCCTCTATGCCGAGCAGGCCAGGGCCCTGGCGGAAGGCGGCGCGGACCTGCTGTTGCTGGAGACGTTTTTCGATTTCGAGCTGCTGCGCCTCGCCCTGCACGCGGCCAAGTCCGCGACCTCCCTGCCCGTGGCGGCGCAATTCGTCTTCGGCGGCACGGGCCTGTCCTTGAGCGGACACACCATGGCCGAGTGCCTGCGGCTTCTGCGCCGGGAAGGCGCGGACATCGTCGGGCTCAACTGCGGCAGCGGCCCCCAAGGGGCGCTGGACATCCTGCGGGCGGCCGGCCCCCTCGAAGGACCGCTGTCCGTGTTTCCCAACGCCGGCTTCCCGGAACGGCGGGGCGACCGGCTGGTGTACCCCTCCTCCCCGGAATATTTCGCGAGCGTGCTCGTCCAATGCGCGGACCACGGGGCGCGGCTTTTGGGCGGCTGTTGCGGCACGGGCCCGGAGCATATCCGCGCCCTGGGACAGGCCCTGGCCCACCGCGCCGGGACAGCCCCCAGGCAGGCCGCCGTCGCGCCGGGACCGGACACGGCGGCGACAGGCCGGCAGCCCGGCAAGCCCCGGCCGTGCTTCCTCGACCGCGTGGGCAAGGGTCCCCTGTTCCTGGTGGAACTCGACCCGCCCAAGCACCTGGACGTGTCGGGGACCCTCGAAGGCGCGGCCAGCCTGGCCTCGGGCGGCGCGGACGCCATCACCATCGCGGAAAATCCCCTGGCCTCGCCCCGCCTGTCCAACATCGCCCTGGCCAACCTGATCCGCGCCCGCACCGACGTCGAGGTCATCGTCCATCTGACGGGTCGGGACCGCAACCTCATCGGCATGCAGTCGACCATCATGGGGCTGGCCTGCCTCGGGTTGGAAAACGTGCTGGCGATCACCGGCGACCCGCCGTCTTCCGGCGGCGAGGAACGCTTGTCCGGCGTCTACGACGTGCGTTCCTACGAACTGATCGGCATGCTCGACTGCTTCAACAAGGGCCAGGATCCCCAGGGCCGGGACATGCGGCTGCGGACCAATTTCCGCATCGGCGCGGCGTTCAATCCCAATACCCGCAACATGGCCATGCAGGTGCGCCGCATGCGGCGCAAGGCGGAGCTCGGAGCCGCCTATTTCCTGACCCAGCCCGTGTATTCGCGCGAGAAGGTCGATGCGATCCTGGAAGAGACGCGCGATTTCCCCTGCCCCATCTTTCTCGGCATCATGCCCCTGGCCAGCCTGCGCAACGCGGAATTCCTGCACAACGAATTTCCGGGCATTTCCATTCCCGAGGACGTGCGCGACCGCCTGCGCGCCGCCGGGGACGGCGAGGCCCGGGAAGGGTTGGAAATCGCCTGGGAGCTGATGGCCTACGCCCTGCCGCATTTCGCCGGCATCTACCTCATCCCGCCCTTCAACCGCCACGCCGTGGCCCTCGAACTCATCCGGCGGGCCCGGGGGGATGTCCCCGCATCCTGACAGCGCCTCGTTGCCGTCCCCTCCTTGCGACAGGCGGCCCATGCCGCGCCACTCGCGCACCGCGTCGCCGCAATCGGGAAATTACGGCCCATCCGTTGCTTCCCCGGCGAATATGGATAGTTGAAAAGCGTACGCATCCTCGTTTCATATCCGGGAGAAACGCATGGCCCGGAGAACGGGCGCGCCTTGTGCGAGGGAGGAAAAAAACATGCCGTCTAGGCGGGGACGGCGAAATGGTTCATGAAATAACAAAAGGAGGCAGCCATCATGCAAGGCGACCACGAACACCACCATGACCATACCCATGAGCATAGTCACGAACACGAGCACGAACACGAGCATCCCGGCATCGGCAAGCACACCCACAAGCATGTCCATGTCCACAGCCATGAGCATGCCCACGAGCACAAGCATCCCCACGAGCACGGCGCGGGGGAAGGCGTGCACGAACACCAGCATACCGGCGAGCACGGCCCTCACGACCATGTCCACCCGGACCACGAGCACGAGCCCCACACCCACGATCACTGAGTGACGCCGCGCCGACGACGGATTTTTTTTTCAAATCGCCCTGAAGCGCCGGGAGGGCACGGCCGGGGCCCGATAGCGGACGTTCGCGTCCCTCGGGGCCGGTTGACTCTCCCGGCCGCCCCCCCCTATACCATGGCAGCGCTGGTGCCCGTCCCCCCGGGACGGGCTGCAAAAGAGAACCCGGTGCAAGTCCGGGACTGCCCCGCAGCGGTAAGCGAAAACGACCTCCGCCACGAAGCACTGGGCCCCCCGGCCTGGGAAGCGGCGGACAGTAGGCACCCGGCCTGCCGGCCGCCATGTTCGCAAGTCCGAAGACCTGCCAGCGCCCGCCCGCGAAGCCTGTTCGCGGACGAACCGCCAGGGAGCCTCGAGGGAGGGGACCGGCCTCGCAGCGCATGGGGTGGCGCTTGCGGCCGCGCGTCTCTCCTCGGTTCCGTCTCGATGTCGCATAGGGGGAACGCGATGTCGCAGGGAATGCCATGCTGGAACCGATGACCAGTTCCGATCTTGCTTTCGACACCTTGGAGCAATCCGCCGAGCAGCCCGCATCGGCGCGCGTCGCCGTGGCCGTGCCCGCGCGCATCAAAAAGCGCGACGGCAAGGTCGTGCCCTTCGACGCGGATAAAATCTTTTCCGCCATCCGCCGGGCCGGCGCGGCCACCGGCGACTTCGACGAATCCGAAGCCCGGTTGCTCACGGCCCAGGCCGTCAAGGTGCTCTCCCACCGCTTCGCCGGCCAGATTCCGGATATCGAGCGCATTCAGGACGTGGTGGAACAGGCGCTGATCTCCGCCAACCACTTCCGCACCATGCGCGCCTATTCGGTCTACCGCGAACAACGGGCCAAGCTCCGCCACGACAAAAAGACCGTGGTGGACGTGGCCGCCTCCATCAACGAGTACCTCGACCGCCATGACTGGCGCGTGGCCGCCAACGCCAACCAGGGCTATTCGCTCGGCGGGCTGATTTTGAACGTCTCGGGCAAGGTGGTGGCCAATTATTGGCTCAGCCACGTCTATCCGCCGGAAGTGGGCGCCGCCCACCGCGAAGGCGACCTCCACATCCACGACCTGGACATGCTGGCCGGCTACTGCGCCGGCTGGTCGCTGCGCACGCTGCTGGAGGAAGGCTTAAACGGCGTGCCGGACAAGGTGGAGGCCGACCCGCCGCGCCACCTTTCCAGCGCCGTCGGACAGATCGTCAATTTTCTCGGCACGCTGCAAAACGAATGGGCCGGAGCCCAGGCCTTTTCCTCCTTCGACACCTACATGGCCCCGTTCGTGCGCAAGGACAAGCTCGACTACGCCGAGGTGCGCCAGTCCATCCAGGAGCTCATCTACAACCTGAACGTGCCGTCGCGCTGGGGCACCCAGACCCCCTTCACCAACCTGACCTTCGACTGGACCTGCCCGGACGACCTGGCCGGCCAGCATCCGCGCATCGGCGGCGAGGAGCTGGACTTCACCTACGGCGAGCTCCAAGCCGAAATGGATATGATC
Above is a window of Solidesulfovibrio fructosivorans JJ] DNA encoding:
- a CDS encoding UbiX family flavin prenyltransferase, producing MKRLLVGITGASGVIYGIRLLEVLRGVAGVETHLILSRGAATTLAYETDFTAQAVAALADVVHAHDNLAAAVSSGSFPVHGMVVVPCSMKTLAQIALSLGDNLLARAADVTLKERRKLVLVPRETPLHLGHLRHMTAVTEMGGVILPPAPSFYHDPRTIMDIVDQTVGKILDQLGIAHTLFHRWDGREG
- a CDS encoding bifunctional homocysteine S-methyltransferase/methylenetetrahydrofolate reductase, whose protein sequence is MRHDLLTTLAKRPVLADGAMGTQLLARGAAPTACLDALNLDAPEMVRSIHLDYLAAGAEVIETNTFGANRKKLERFELADKVLEINRQGAALARACAGDDAWVAGAMGPLGRMREEAPDPAEIAALYAEQARALAEGGADLLLLETFFDFELLRLALHAAKSATSLPVAAQFVFGGTGLSLSGHTMAECLRLLRREGADIVGLNCGSGPQGALDILRAAGPLEGPLSVFPNAGFPERRGDRLVYPSSPEYFASVLVQCADHGARLLGGCCGTGPEHIRALGQALAHRAGTAPRQAAVAPGPDTAATGRQPGKPRPCFLDRVGKGPLFLVELDPPKHLDVSGTLEGAASLASGGADAITIAENPLASPRLSNIALANLIRARTDVEVIVHLTGRDRNLIGMQSTIMGLACLGLENVLAITGDPPSSGGEERLSGVYDVRSYELIGMLDCFNKGQDPQGRDMRLRTNFRIGAAFNPNTRNMAMQVRRMRRKAELGAAYFLTQPVYSREKVDAILEETRDFPCPIFLGIMPLASLRNAEFLHNEFPGISIPEDVRDRLRAAGDGEAREGLEIAWELMAYALPHFAGIYLIPPFNRHAVALELIRRARGDVPAS